The Candidatus Limnocylindrales bacterium genome includes the window AAGTGCTGAAGCTTGAAAGTTTTGAAAACTCTCCATTTCTTTTATCCGTTGTCCGTTGTAAAAATACCTATACCCAAAACAACGGATAACGGACCCTTGACTACCAGGACCAGTTAGACTAAAAACCGGGTATCAAATTTCCTTCTGAATCAAAGGCGAGTTCTCCCAACTCTTTGACAAGCATCAAGTCACTTCGAGATTCGAGTTCTTTCCGATAAGCCTCAGAGACAATAACTTCTCCCAGGACCAGGGTATTTTTGATCCAGATTATCTTGGCGTTTTCAGGTTCTATCAAACCGATGGTATTGAGAGCCACATCAATGGCTTCTCGATCTGTATCAAAGGTCATGGGGAAGCGGGCCACTTCAGGAGCTATTCCAGTAATGCAGTTAATATAGGTTGCTCTGGGATCTATTTTATTGATCAAACGGCGCGTGGTAAAATCGGCAAAGCCTATTCCAGTTGCATTGCCGTGGGTATCTTCGGTAAGGTCCCGGACGAAGATGCGTTTGATTTTAGGTTTTTCGTGGGGTTTTTCGGTCAGATTCATAATGCGTCCATGGACATTGGGATCCATACCCGCCCCGCTAATATCCTTTCCCATTTCGTCCACAATGAGTATATCGACCACATCAAAAGGAAGGTGGGCCAGGTATTTGCTGGCCTGCCGCTCAAGTTCCAATTCGGTTTCTACGAGATTCTCCGGAAGGACTGCAACGATATTGGCGGTTTCATCATAGCTGTTCTCTACAATGCCGACTCCAAAGAGAATTTTGCCTGTCTCCAGGACCTTTTGGGCCACTTTTTTAATTACGTTGGCATAACCAAAGCTGACAAAGGCTTTATGATAAAGGAGAGCGCCGACGTGCTTTCCCAGGCCAATATTCATCATTTTCTGTAATCCACTTCCCAAATCTCCAGTAAAATCTGTGTGGGGTTTTATCCGATTAATAACTACCACATGATCGGCTTCATAGGCGTATTTATCCATGTAGACCGGAATCCTGGGTCCCAGTTCGGTCATTTCACTCACCTGAACCACTTCCATGGTGGCACGAATAGGTACTCCCATAGTCTCTTCGGTGATTCCGTATCGTGCGAGAACCTCTTTTTGGCCCTCCGGGGTTGCTCCCCCATGGCTTCCCATAGCCGGAATAATAAAAGGTTTAGCCCCCATCTGTTTGAGTTCAGAAACAGTTGCACGTACCACTTTGGCAATATCCCTAATTCCTCGACTTCCGGCTGCAACGGCCACACTGGCACCGGGTTTTATCCTTGACCTTACGTTAATTCGGGCTATTTCCTCTGCAACTCGACCCGGAACATCCTCCACCTTCGGAACCTCAAATTTTTGAAAAATCTTCAGCATTTTGGGATACTTAATATCAGGATAATGAATTAGAGCCATTTTAGTTTCCTCCCCATGTATAAAGTTAAAAAAGTTTTTATCGTATTCTACCCTATTCCCCACTATAGTCTCTGTTGAACAGAGTGTCAACAGCCAAAGTAAGAACATCCAAATTTCGATATAAGTCAGGAGATACCGCTTCGGGGGTCTTTTAGCCCCAACGGGGCGACTTGTTTATAGAAGTTATCTTTCCTCTCTCAGGCCACTCCTGTAGGGGTAGGTTTTAAACCTGCCCCTACTTAAGTTTCAGTTTTGAGATGGTTCTTAGTTCCCCGGGTAAAAACAATCCATCAGTTACCTCTACTCTGGTAACCCAATTCCCTCAGCTCCTGGCTTTGACATAGTGGCCTGGGGATAATACCGCTGGATCATATCAAATCCAATCTTCGCCCTTCGGACCCGTTCTTTGCCTAAATTAATCGACGTAGCTTCCAGGTGCGTTCCACTTGGATAAATATCCGGAGAATTCCTCAGACCAAATTTAACATAAATCGGAGCTGCAATTCGGATCAATTCGGCGATTTCATAATACCGGATAAATCCTCCAAAATTATCCGGAACTTCCACATATACATCCACCGGAATATTAATGGCTTGGCGAATAGCGGCGATCATAGGCAAAGTCAAATCGGTAGGAATATTGTAAGTATCTGCACCGGCCTGTTCCATCATCCGAATGGAAATAGGATTGGATTGCCCCATTTGAACAGAAACTTTTACAACCAGATTGGCCGGAAGTTCTCCCCGTTTTTTCAATTCATTCACAATCCATAAAAGTCCTTCATCGGCTACTAAAATACCTCGGATTCCCAGAGCACAGGCCCGTTTAATGTCTTCAATGGCATAAACAATCTGATCCATCCCTCGAAGCCGTTGGGCAATTGCTTTGCCTGCCGGGGTAAAGGGAAGAGCTCCGATATCAAATCCAGCCCGAGGACCTACAAAAAGGCTGACTTCAACCTGATATTCTTTTCCAAGTTGAACCATCTCCTTAATTTCGTCGTCGGTGAGTAACATAATACCACTTCCTTGACTGATCCGATGAACAGGCACCTTAAGGGTTTGGGCAGTTTCGAGTACAGCCTTCATGGTTTTAGGTCCCTCAACGCTGGGTATTTCAATACGATATTGAGCTCCATCTGGAAATCGCTTTTTGGAATCGGGTAAATCATAGAGATCTCCCGAGGGAAGCCCTAGCTGTTTTAGAAAAGCGCGGGTTTTATCCATGATTTAATGGAGCCAGAATTCAGAAGCTAAAAACTAGTCCCTTGTAAAATCAGCTTTAACTTACTCAAAGGGTCGTTACAAAGAATGCTTCAACTGGACTCAGGATAAACCCCTATGACAAAGCAATCTTTGGATTTCAAGGGATTGCTTTGCTTCCCTCGTTCAGTAATCCAACATGAACTTGAAAGAACACTGGAAACGGGAATTCTAATTCCAGGCTCCTGAATGCCGGCTCTTGATTTACTTCAACTTAATCTTCCTTGGAATTGTCTTCCAATCAATCCTTTTCTCAGCCTGTGGATTGAGTCCTAAAGATGATTCTCCCTGGAGTAAATCACTTTTAGAGAATCTTTCAACCAATTTTTGATTTTACAATTCCAACATTCTATCTCCGTAGATTTAACCCTCACCTCCTACTTTAAGCTGAATCGTTAATTTTTCAAACTCTTTTTTCATCTCTAGATTTTCAAAAACCCGAAGCTCGGGTATTTGCAAATTTTTAAGGGTGTCAAATAAATTCTGACTGGACTTCATCATGGCTATAAGCTCGCTGGATACTTTAACGGTCTCATAAGTGTTTTTTGCTACAGAGATATCCGGATTCAATTTTTGCCTGGCCACCTTCATATTGGTGCGCTGCATTTCCAGGTAACCCTTGTATAATTTCGCCGCTTCCAGAGTTAATTTCTGGGCCTCGAGGTTAGCGGTTAAAATCTCTTTATTTCGGTCGGAAGACTCTTTCTTTAAAAGGTCTTCGGTTTGTTTTAATAAAACCTCTGTCCTGGGAATGATGCCCTTAATCTCTTTTCCATCCTTTCCTTTTCCTCCCTGGATTTGAGGAAGATATTTTTGATCAATATCCTGAATAAGCTGCTGGTACATATGATCCAGGATTTCCAATAAAACGACATACATGCCATAATATCGCCGGGCAATGTTAACATTTTCTCCACTTTTAACCATGATCTGTTCGAGCTGTTGGGTAACGGTTTTGATGTTGTTGAAGGTGACGTTTATTTGAATAATGTTATCTCCCACAAGGGTGGAGAGGAGAAAATCGAGCTGTTCAGGGGTAAGCATTAATCCCATGTTTTGAAGCTCGTTTTGGAGAGATTCCTTTGTTTTCTTTATTTCATCTTGATTTCGGGCAATCCTTTCTTTGAGTTCTTCAATTTTTTGACTATACTCTTCATCTGTTGTTTCCCAGGGTTTCCATAGGGGCTTTTTTCTCGGCGCAGATACCCGCTTTTCTTCATACTCTATTATTTTTCTATTTGCCTCCCGGATATCTCCTTCCAGATCTTGAATCTGTTTACGATAAGCCTGGGTAGGGGAAATGACGAGAATGTTAACGGCTTCGTCTAATAATTCATTAATATTCTGTTGGTTCGAGACTTTATCTGCGGACAGTAAGGCAGAATCGGGGAGGGTTTCGTGCCTATCCTCTAAGTTTAAAACGGATTCTAACTTAGGTAGGAGCTTTTCCCACAATTCCTCCGACTTACCCTTTTCCTCTCTACCTAATAAACTCCTGGCCTCCTCCAGAGTCTCCTGGGTTAGTTCTTTGGCTTTCTTTACGGTATCTTGGGTTAACTCCTTTGTTCTATTCCATAAGTCAGCCTCCTTTTCTTCGAAAGGGTAAGTATAAGGAATGGGATGAATAAGGAAAGATAAAACTATTAAAACTATAAATGGTAAGAATTGGGACATGGCTTATACCTCTTTTTGAAGTAACAACTTCAAGGTTTGTTACTCAACAAAATATTTGCAATCTGAAAGATAAGATCTTGTTTATAACCCTCCAGGTCGTGTGTTTCAAAATTCGTAGGAGCGACCAACCGGACGCCTTTACAAGGGGTTATACGACCTGTTCAAGGGGAGTTGGTACTATTTATGAAAGTTTTTATACCGATAACAAAGAAAGCCGGGGTCATATAACAACCCCGGCTTTAGAGGAGCCACGGATAGAATCAGCTTCATCAATTTTACTAAAAGCTAACCATTATAGTTAGCCTGTAGATCGTAAATATTCGTTCCAATTGGATAATTGGGAATAATATAGGTAATTTCTTCTAAACGAACCGTTGTAGGTTTTACACCCCGAAGAATACGTCCCATGTAATTATTGGGGGTACCATATAATTGCATGGAATCAGATGCCCGATATTCATAAATAAGCACACGACGACCGGCCTCAGAGGTATTAGGGGCTGAGCTGTGGAGCGTCAGGCAGTGAAGCAGGACCATTCCACCAGCCTCGAGAGGTAAGTTGACTGCTTTGTCCATATCGACTTTTTTCAAATCATCGGTAACCATCCCTATAAAGGTACCATCTTTAGATCTATGGTCCAGGGGACCCAGTTTATGGCTTCCGGGTATCACTCTTAAACAGCCGTTTTCCAGAGTTGAATCGTTTAAATGGATCAAACAGGCAACCAAATCTGTGTTGGTATGTGGGAAAAAGGGGAGGTCTTGATGCCACTTGACAGGACTTCCGGCACGAGCCGGTTTCATATTTAGCTTGCTGTGATGAATCTGAATATTGGGTCCTATAAGGTCTTCCACAGCATCCAAGATCACCTTATGGCTGGCTAATTCTTCAAAACATCTGGCCTGCTCAAAGGGATTAAAGATCCTTCGAACAATCTTCCGGCTCCCTTCGCTAACAGGTTCAAAATCACACAAATTATTGGGAACCCCCAAACTTTGGGCTTTTTCGACCAATTCATCGATTGTTTCATGTAAGAGTTTTAATTCTGCCTGGGAAAGAACCCCTTCTACTACCAGATAACCATTTTCTTTATAAAATGCCTTTTGTTCTTGTGTCAGCATAGTTCATACTCCTTGTGTTGGGTTATTTAGTAAATATTAGTAAATAGAGGTTAAGATATCTTCCATTGGTTTGGGGAAAAAGTTTTCAAAGACAGGGCGTGAATCTCCTTTTCCAGGTCCGGACCAAGGGCTTCATAAACTAAACGGTGTTGTTCCAAAAGTCCTTTACCTTCAAAAATCGGGGAAACCACCATTATATTAAAATGACCCCCACCCGAGGCCATCATCCCGGGATGGCCCGCATGAAGATAGCTTTCATCTTCTACCTTTACAAAAAAAGCTCTGAGCTTTTCTCTCAAAGCAATTTCAATTTTCTCCTTTGTAGTCAACATCTCCTCCTGATGGGATGGGTTTATTACCTGGATTTAGGTAAAGTCAAAGCCTTAAATCTGAGGTACAAAATCTGTACCCTTACACTGCCAAATTAAATAAATAGGGGCTTCATGTCAATAAGAAAAAAGATTTGATCCAGGAGCGGCTTAAAGGAATGCCTCCTGAGTCCCTCCTCCAGGGGAAAATAGGAAGCATACCCCCTTCATCGGTTCCCCTGGAGAAGGGTCGAAGGGGGTGTTAGAAAGGATAAGCTACCCGGGTCAATAGCACTTATCTTTACCCACATTTTTCGATTTGGGAGGATGGGTTCAAAACGGTTAGTAGGTCAACCGTCCCGGTTGACCCACCTTGCAAAAAGAGGGAGCTTGCCCTCACGAAGGAGATTCAATGCACTTCGCTACTCAACCAGTAAGATAGCTAAACCAGTTATTAATCCCCTGAAATGAAAAAATGTGGGTAATGGTTAGGTCAATAGCAAGGGAGGCAACCTGGGAGTAAAGGTCCGATTATGCAAAGGTATAGAACGAAGGATGAGTGAAATATTTCCTATTTTCACAGGCTCCTTTCAACAAGGACTTCCGAATGGATAAAATGTTTAAAACTATATCCCGATTCGTTTAAATTTTTTTTTCATTTTCCATAAAAAATTGCTTGCAATTCATTTTGAGAGATGATACCTCTTTCTTACGTTTTCGGATAAAGGTGTTCTAAAATGAGGTTAGGGGAGGTATATGAAACCAGACTTTCGTAAGGTACTATCGGAGTTTTTAACCAGATTAAGAACTTTCTTCACCCTTCAAAGGATAGTAGTAAGGTCTCTAATTCATCAAAGGATAGTAGCAAGGTCTCTAACTCGATTAAGACCCTTATGGGTTCTATGGGTTTCCCATATAGATCCCTTTTTAAGATCCAGACTCATTCCCTTCTGCAAAT containing:
- a CDS encoding lactate racemase domain-containing protein — protein: MALIHYPDIKYPKMLKIFQKFEVPKVEDVPGRVAEEIARINVRSRIKPGASVAVAAGSRGIRDIAKVVRATVSELKQMGAKPFIIPAMGSHGGATPEGQKEVLARYGITEETMGVPIRATMEVVQVSEMTELGPRIPVYMDKYAYEADHVVVINRIKPHTDFTGDLGSGLQKMMNIGLGKHVGALLYHKAFVSFGYANVIKKVAQKVLETGKILFGVGIVENSYDETANIVAVLPENLVETELELERQASKYLAHLPFDVVDILIVDEMGKDISGAGMDPNVHGRIMNLTEKPHEKPKIKRIFVRDLTEDTHGNATGIGFADFTTRRLINKIDPRATYINCITGIAPEVARFPMTFDTDREAIDVALNTIGLIEPENAKIIWIKNTLVLGEVIVSEAYRKELESRSDLMLVKELGELAFDSEGNLIPGF
- a CDS encoding U32 family peptidase — protein: MDKTRAFLKQLGLPSGDLYDLPDSKKRFPDGAQYRIEIPSVEGPKTMKAVLETAQTLKVPVHRISQGSGIMLLTDDEIKEMVQLGKEYQVEVSLFVGPRAGFDIGALPFTPAGKAIAQRLRGMDQIVYAIEDIKRACALGIRGILVADEGLLWIVNELKKRGELPANLVVKVSVQMGQSNPISIRMMEQAGADTYNIPTDLTLPMIAAIRQAINIPVDVYVEVPDNFGGFIRYYEIAELIRIAAPIYVKFGLRNSPDIYPSGTHLEATSINLGKERVRRAKIGFDMIQRYYPQATMSKPGAEGIGLPE
- a CDS encoding phytanoyl-CoA dioxygenase family protein gives rise to the protein MLTQEQKAFYKENGYLVVEGVLSQAELKLLHETIDELVEKAQSLGVPNNLCDFEPVSEGSRKIVRRIFNPFEQARCFEELASHKVILDAVEDLIGPNIQIHHSKLNMKPARAGSPVKWHQDLPFFPHTNTDLVACLIHLNDSTLENGCLRVIPGSHKLGPLDHRSKDGTFIGMVTDDLKKVDMDKAVNLPLEAGGMVLLHCLTLHSSAPNTSEAGRRVLIYEYRASDSMQLYGTPNNYMGRILRGVKPTTVRLEEITYIIPNYPIGTNIYDLQANYNG
- a CDS encoding BolA family protein; its protein translation is MLTTKEKIEIALREKLRAFFVKVEDESYLHAGHPGMMASGGGHFNIMVVSPIFEGKGLLEQHRLVYEALGPDLEKEIHALSLKTFSPNQWKIS